In Haematobia irritans isolate KBUSLIRL chromosome 1, ASM5000362v1, whole genome shotgun sequence, a genomic segment contains:
- the LOC142222460 gene encoding facilitated trehalose transporter Tret1, whose protein sequence is MSFEARQIKYQEVSPFQMSEGFTQSHSRSHAMEPVKTGRIFLAAVAANLSAFAVGTCLGWTSPVTPKLKANDTSDSPLDQPINSSDEAWISSIVALGALVAPFVAGPLADKIGRKWVLLSSSVFFVLAYVLMMIGGSVWILLVARLIQGFGVGFVMTVQPMYVGEIATDSVRGATGSLMQLFIVSGILYVYAIGPFVSYQALQWCCLVVPIVFDICFFFMPESPYYLAGKGRKMEALKSLQFLRGQSVSGAQDEMTSIQAGVEESMANKGSVADIIKNPGNRKALFISAGLLVFQQFSGINVVLFNSQSIFESAGTGLDPALATIIIGIVQVASSGLTPIIADRLGRKVILLTSSSVMTVGLVALGAFFYMKLVVGDTSNVLWLPVPALVVYNIVYCIGFGPLPWAVMGEMFPANVKSIASSIVASTCWICGFLVTYFYPALDALGTYYAFWLFGIFCVVAFFFVLFIVMETKGLSLQEIQDKLNGK, encoded by the exons ATGAGTTTTGAGGCCAGACAAATCAAATATCAAGAAGTAAGTCCATTTCAAATGAGTGAAGGATTTACACAGTCACATTCACGCAGTCACGCTATGGAACCCGTCAAAACAGGACGTATTTTTCTGGCAGCAGTTGCTG cCAATTTATCAGCCTTTGCTGTGGGTACATGTTTAGGTTGGACCTCTCCCGTAACGCCAAAATTAAAAGCTAATGATACCTCAGATTCACCTTTAGATCAACCAATAAATTCATCAGATGAAGCATGGATTTCATCGATTGTTGCTTTGGGTGCCCTAGTCg CACCTTTTGTTGCTGGTCCCTTGGCCGATAAAATTGGTCGTAAATGGGTCTTACTTTCCAGTTCGGTATTTTTTGTACTCGCCTATGTCCTCATGATGATTGGAGGATCAGTGTGGATTTTATTGGTGGCCCGCCTTATTCAAGGTTTCGGTGTGGGTTTTGTGATGACAGTACAACCGATGTATGTGGGTGAGATAGCCACAGATAGCGTGCGGGGAGCAACAGGATCTCTAATGCAATTGTTCATTGTTT CTGGCATTTTGTATGTCTATGCCATAGGTCCTTTCGTCTCCTATCAAGCTCTGCAATGGTGTTGTCTAGTAGTACCGATTGTCTTCGACATTTGCTTCTTCTTTATGCCTGAAAGTCCTTATTATTTGGCTGGCAAAGGTCGTAAAATGGAAGCTTTGAAATCTCTACAATTTCTACGAGGCCAAAGTGTTAGTGGAGCACAAGATGAAATGACTAGCATTCAAGCTGGTGTAGAAGAATCAATGGCCAATAAGGGTTCCGTGGCTGATATAATCAAGAATCCCGGCAATAGAAAGGCTTTATTCATTTCTGCTGGTCTCTTGgtatttcaacaattttctgGCATCAATGTGGTCCTATTCAATTCACAATCAATATTCGAAAGTGCCGGTACAGGATTAGATCCAGCTCTTGCCACTATTATTATTGGTATTGTCCAAGTAGCCTCGTCGGGTTTGACTCCCATTATCGCCGATCGTTTGGGACGCAAAGTAATTTTGTTAACCTCCTCCAGTGTCATGACTGTGGGCTTGGTAGCCTTGGGTGCCTTCTTCTATATGAAACTGGTTGTGGGTGATACCTCCAATGTGCTATGGTTACCAGTTCCAGCTCTTGTGGTCTATAATATTGTCTATTGTATTGGTTTTGGCCCTCTACCATGGGCTGTGATGGGTGAAATGTTCCCTGCTAATGTCAAATCCATTGCCTCATCCATTGTGGCTTCCACCTGCTGGATTTGTGGTTTTCTCGTCACGTATTTCTATCCTGCCCTAGATGCTCTGGGAACCTATTATGCTTTCTGGTTATTTGGTATATTCTGTGTCGTTGCCTTCTTCTTTGTACTCTTCATTGTGATGGAAACCAAAGGTCTAAGTCTACAAGAGATCCAGGATAAATTAAATGGCAAATAG
- the LOC142234477 gene encoding facilitated trehalose transporter Tret1-like: protein MVVYHSDLTVLRCSNDFNFLFSFSAPFIAGILADKFGRKWILFSSSIFFIVAFTLALIATQVWMVIMVRAVQGFAGGMVMTVLPIYVGEISTDSVRGATGSLLNLFIQMGILYVYIIGPYVSYMVLQWCCFAIPLLFGVSFICMPESPYYLADKNRSEELTKSIQFLRGQSVCGVQNEIQSIQMTVNESKANKGSLTDLFRNPGNRKALIISSGLVVLQQFCGINVVLFNSQSIFEISDSNLDPALATIIVGLVQAMASLITPLIADRFGRKCLLLISAGVMAVSLIALGIFFFMKLEDGDATSILWLPITALVIYSVAFCVGFGALPWAIIGEIFAPNIRSLASSLVASMMFISVFVLTYFYPEMEMFGVYCVFWFYGLFCIVAFFFVLLVVIETKGLAVQEIQDKLNAKKGYVIT, encoded by the exons atggttgtgtaTCACTCAGATTTGACTGTTCTACGTTGTTCTAATG attttaattttttattttctttttcagctCCCTTCATTGCTGGAATTTTGGCAGATAAATTTGGACGTAAATGGATTCTTTTCTCcagttcaatattttttattgtagcCTTTACGCTTGCCTTAATTGCTACCCAAGTATGGATGGTTATAATGGTGCGAGCAGTTCAGGGTTTTGCAGGTGGAATGGTAATGACAGTACTGCCCATATATGTGGGAGAAATATCCACAGATAGTGTGCGAGGAGCAACAGGATCCCtgctcaatttatttattcaaa TGGGCATCCTTTACGTTTACATAATAGGACCTTACGTATCTTATATGGTATTGCAATGGTGTTGTTTTGCCATACCCCTATTATTTGGTGTATCTTTTATTTGTATGCCTGAGAGTCCTTATTATCTGGCAGATAAAAACCGCTCTGAAGAGCTTACAAAATCTATACAATTCCTACGTGGCCAAAGTGTTTGTGGAGTACAAAATGAAATACAAAGCATTCAGATGACAGTTAATGAATCCAAAGCCAATAAAGGATCTCTCACAGATTTATTTCGGAATCCCGGAAATCGCAAAGCGTTAATCATTAGCTCAGGCCTAGTGGTATTACAACAATTTTGTGGAATCAATGTGGTCCTATTTAATTCCCAATCGATATTTGAGATATCCGATTCTAATTTGGACCCAGCTTTAGCCACTATTATTGTGGGATTAGTTCAGGCAATGGCATCCCTGATAACACCATTGATAGCAGATCGCTTTGGTCGCAAATGTTTGCTCTTGATCTCTGCCGGCGTTATGGCTGTATCTTTAATAGCCCTAGGCATctttttctttatgaaattggaaGATGGTgatgcaacctcaattttatggTTACCCATAACAGCTCTTGTCATATATAGTGTGGCATTTTGTGTGGGGTTTGGAGCTCTTCCATGGGCCATAATAGGTGAAATATTTGCTCCCAATATTAGATCGCTTGCCTCCTCTTTGGTGGCCTCTATGATGTTTATCTCTGTATTTGTATTGACTTATTTCTATCCTGAAATGGAAATGTTCGGAGTCTATTGTGTATTTTGGTTTTATGGCCTATTTTGTATTGTCGCCTTTTTCTTTGTACTCCTTGTTGTGATAGAAACAAAGGGATTGGCCGTTCAGGAAATCCAAGATAaattaaatgcaaaaaaaggCTATGTGATTACATGA